From the genome of Staphylococcus haemolyticus, one region includes:
- a CDS encoding LLM class flavin-dependent oxidoreductase, with amino-acid sequence MKLSILDYVPIFEGRNAYDAFNHSITLAQTAEQLGYTRYWVAEHHNVFSVASSAPEIVMMMLLEQTQTIKIGSGGVMLPHYSAYKVAEQFRIMEARHPNRVDMGLGRSPSFKQVNEALNEFKSTKPNLDNQIEDLLHYFSNKYEAPHRFMSIKATPEIDTSPQMFILGMSERSAELAAQKGLPFVIAFMGQSQTKINSLIEYYRKRYKQLNDISKSNEPYVIMSTFVVTANTLNKVDDLLDALHLWLLRINYLNQPKSYPSINTAQKRNYSTSERNKIEQNKSRVISGLPKDIHLKLTYLLNTYQVDEIMIMPHVYGEQARLELIQLVANNSL; translated from the coding sequence TTGAAATTAAGTATTTTAGATTATGTTCCAATTTTTGAAGGTAGAAACGCCTATGATGCATTTAATCATAGCATTACATTAGCCCAAACTGCTGAACAATTAGGTTATACAAGATATTGGGTTGCTGAACATCATAATGTATTCTCTGTTGCGTCAAGTGCACCTGAGATCGTAATGATGATGTTATTAGAGCAAACACAAACTATTAAAATAGGAAGCGGAGGCGTCATGTTACCGCACTACAGTGCCTACAAAGTGGCAGAACAATTTAGAATAATGGAAGCTCGCCATCCTAATAGAGTAGATATGGGTTTAGGTCGTTCTCCGAGTTTCAAGCAAGTAAATGAAGCACTTAATGAGTTTAAATCAACAAAACCAAATTTAGACAATCAAATAGAGGACTTACTACACTACTTTAGCAACAAATATGAAGCCCCACATCGATTCATGTCTATCAAAGCAACACCTGAAATTGATACTTCTCCACAAATGTTTATTCTAGGTATGAGTGAGAGAAGTGCGGAATTAGCTGCTCAAAAAGGGCTACCATTCGTCATTGCATTTATGGGACAATCTCAAACCAAGATTAATAGCCTAATAGAATATTATCGAAAACGATACAAACAATTGAATGACATTTCAAAATCTAATGAGCCATATGTAATTATGTCAACATTTGTAGTTACTGCAAACACGCTTAATAAAGTTGATGATTTATTAGATGCATTACATTTATGGCTTTTACGCATTAATTATCTCAACCAACCTAAGTCATATCCTTCTATTAATACTGCTCAAAAACGTAACTATAGCACTAGTGAACGTAATAAAATTGAGCAAAATAAAAGCCGTGTCATAAGTGGATTACCTAAAGATATTCATCTAAAATTAACTTATTTATTAAATACGTATCAAGTGGATGAAATCATGATAATGCCTCATGTATATGGGGAACAAGCAAGATTGGAATTGATTCAGTTAGTCGCCAATAATTCACTTTAA
- a CDS encoding zinc-binding alcohol dehydrogenase family protein, protein MKAIGFEQPFKLSDGNLFKTFNLDIPEPKVHEILVKIQSISVNPVDTKQRLMDVSKAPRVLGFDAIGVVESVGNEVTMFNQGDIVYYSGSPDQNGSNAEYQLINERLVAKAPKNISAEQAVSLPLTGITAYETLFDVFGISRNRNENEGKTLLIINGAGGVGSIATQIAKAYGLRVITTASRNETIEWTKKMGADIVLNHKESLLNQFKTQGIELVDYVFCTFNTDMYYDDMIQLVKPRGHIATIVAFENDQDLNALKPKSLSFSHEFMFARPLNQTDDMIKHHEYLEDITNKVEQNIYQPTTTKVIEGLTTENIYQAHQILESNTMIGKLVINLN, encoded by the coding sequence GTGAAAGCAATCGGATTTGAACAACCGTTTAAATTATCAGATGGAAATTTATTTAAAACTTTTAATTTAGATATACCAGAACCAAAAGTACATGAAATATTAGTTAAAATTCAGTCTATTAGTGTCAATCCCGTTGATACAAAACAGCGATTAATGGATGTATCAAAAGCACCTCGAGTACTAGGATTTGATGCGATTGGTGTGGTTGAATCTGTTGGAAATGAAGTTACTATGTTTAATCAGGGTGACATTGTATATTACTCTGGTTCACCTGATCAAAACGGATCAAATGCAGAATACCAATTGATTAATGAGAGATTAGTAGCTAAGGCACCTAAAAATATTAGCGCTGAGCAGGCAGTAAGCTTACCATTAACCGGTATAACAGCATATGAAACATTGTTTGATGTGTTTGGTATTTCACGCAACCGTAATGAAAATGAAGGTAAAACGTTGTTAATTATAAATGGCGCAGGTGGCGTAGGAAGTATTGCTACTCAAATTGCTAAGGCCTATGGTTTAAGGGTTATTACTACAGCATCGCGTAATGAAACGATTGAGTGGACTAAAAAAATGGGTGCTGATATTGTACTCAATCATAAAGAGAGTTTACTAAATCAATTTAAGACACAAGGTATTGAACTGGTTGATTACGTATTCTGTACATTTAATACGGATATGTACTATGACGACATGATTCAATTAGTGAAACCTAGAGGTCATATTGCTACTATTGTAGCTTTTGAAAATGACCAAGATTTAAATGCTTTGAAACCAAAAAGCTTAAGTTTCTCACATGAATTTATGTTTGCTAGACCATTAAATCAAACTGATGATATGATAAAACATCATGAATATTTAGAAGACATAACAAATAAGGTTGAACAGAATATTTATCAACCTACAACAACTAAAGTTATAGAAGGATTAACTACTGAAAACATCTATCAAGCACACCAAATATTAGAATCCAATACAATGATTGGCAAATTGGTCATTAATTTAAATTAA
- a CDS encoding BCCT family transporter, whose product MRKKSISFVFWIALAICTLFVLYGAFMPKQLETGTQNITSFIAKNFSWYYLLLVLLIFFVCVYLLFSRYASITLGEEGEDPEFSLPSWFAMLFSAGMGIGLVFWTTAEPISHAFTLTPIHKAGTQSAINDAFQFSFFHWGLHAWAVYGIVALVFAYFSFHKGYPGLVSATLVPIFGEKSMKGPIGGAIDVLAVIATVTGVAATLGFGALQINEGLNFLFNVPNNFGTQVILIIIATILFTWSAWSGIDKGIKTLSNVNMFLAFIVLIGLFIVGPTLYILNTFTNGLGNYIFNFFSMSLRIPMNGGEKFQWLQNWTIFYWAWWVSWAPFVGIFIARVSRGRTIKEFILGVLFVPALVCFFFFAVFGASAVYLQDKGIANIAKEATETATFATLEHYPLGFILSIITLVVIMIFFVTSADSATYVLGMLSSKGDINPASFVKVSWGIILALFAMIMIYTGGTQAIQNLLIIAALPFSIVIILMIWSLFKSLSIDHPRTSNKFPNILQYKSSKQKELKK is encoded by the coding sequence ATGCGAAAAAAATCAATTAGTTTTGTGTTTTGGATAGCATTAGCTATTTGTACACTATTTGTTTTATACGGCGCTTTTATGCCCAAACAATTGGAAACAGGAACCCAAAACATTACTTCATTTATAGCAAAGAATTTTTCTTGGTATTACTTGTTACTAGTTTTACTCATATTCTTTGTCTGTGTGTATTTATTGTTTTCAAGATATGCATCGATAACGCTTGGCGAAGAAGGTGAAGATCCTGAATTCTCTCTACCATCTTGGTTTGCGATGTTATTTAGTGCTGGTATGGGGATTGGACTAGTATTTTGGACTACTGCAGAACCAATAAGTCACGCATTTACGTTAACCCCTATACATAAAGCAGGTACTCAATCTGCAATCAATGATGCATTTCAATTTTCGTTCTTTCATTGGGGATTACATGCATGGGCAGTATATGGAATTGTAGCATTAGTCTTTGCATATTTTAGTTTCCATAAAGGTTACCCTGGATTAGTAAGTGCAACCCTAGTTCCTATATTTGGTGAAAAATCAATGAAAGGCCCTATAGGTGGTGCAATTGATGTATTAGCTGTTATCGCCACTGTTACAGGAGTCGCAGCAACTCTCGGATTTGGTGCACTTCAAATAAATGAAGGCCTAAATTTCCTATTTAATGTTCCAAACAATTTTGGTACACAGGTAATATTAATTATTATTGCGACTATATTGTTTACATGGTCTGCTTGGTCAGGTATTGATAAAGGGATTAAAACGCTTAGTAACGTCAATATGTTTTTAGCCTTTATTGTACTAATTGGCTTATTTATTGTTGGCCCAACACTTTATATCCTAAATACATTTACAAATGGTTTAGGTAATTATATCTTTAATTTCTTTAGTATGAGTTTACGTATTCCAATGAATGGAGGAGAAAAATTCCAATGGCTCCAAAACTGGACAATATTCTATTGGGCTTGGTGGGTATCATGGGCACCATTCGTGGGTATCTTTATTGCTAGGGTATCTAGAGGTCGTACAATTAAAGAATTTATACTTGGTGTTCTATTTGTACCTGCACTTGTATGTTTCTTCTTCTTTGCTGTATTTGGAGCATCTGCCGTTTATTTACAAGATAAAGGCATTGCTAACATTGCAAAAGAAGCTACTGAAACTGCAACATTTGCTACGTTGGAACATTATCCACTAGGATTTATTCTTAGCATAATCACTCTCGTAGTTATTATGATCTTCTTCGTGACTTCAGCCGATTCAGCAACATACGTATTAGGTATGCTTAGTTCGAAAGGTGACATCAATCCTGCATCATTTGTGAAAGTAAGTTGGGGTATTATTCTAGCATTATTTGCAATGATTATGATTTATACAGGTGGTACACAAGCGATTCAAAACTTATTAATCATTGCCGCTTTACCATTTTCGATAGTTATTATTTTAATGATTTGGTCATTGTTTAAATCATTAAGTATCGATCATCCAAGAACTTCTAATAAGTTTCCAAACATATTACAGTATAAAAGTTCAAAGCAAAAAGAATTGAAAAAATAA
- the amaP gene encoding alkaline shock response membrane anchor protein AmaP — MKRLKNFILGLLIVAIVGFLLFMYIKDSRISKYQDFFLQFNWFQPLLIGLAALLILIGLILVFSIFKPTYRKPGLYKDYDDGHIYVSRKAVEKSAYDTLTKYDQVRQPNVVAKLYNKKSKSYIDIKADFLVPNDVQVKSLTESIRSDIKHNVEYFTELPVRKLEVNVRDQKTAGQRVL, encoded by the coding sequence GTGAAAAGGTTAAAAAACTTTATCCTCGGCCTATTAATAGTTGCTATTGTTGGATTCCTATTGTTTATGTACATAAAAGATAGTCGTATATCTAAGTATCAAGACTTCTTCTTACAATTCAATTGGTTCCAACCACTATTAATTGGTTTAGCTGCTCTACTTATATTGATAGGTTTAATATTAGTATTCAGCATCTTTAAACCAACATATAGAAAACCAGGATTATACAAAGATTATGATGACGGTCATATTTATGTATCTCGTAAAGCAGTTGAAAAATCAGCTTACGATACACTTACTAAATACGACCAAGTAAGACAACCTAATGTTGTAGCGAAGCTTTATAATAAGAAAAGCAAATCTTACATTGATATCAAGGCTGACTTCTTAGTACCAAACGATGTACAAGTTAAGTCACTAACTGAAAGTATTCGTTCAGACATTAAGCATAATGTAGAATATTTTACTGAATTACCAGTGAGAAAACTTGAAGTAAATGTCAGAGATCAAAAAACTGCTGGACAACGCGTTCTGTAA
- a CDS encoding DUF2273 domain-containing protein yields the protein MADNNNQNGQDASQQIIDFIKSYKWRIIGFFAFLIIAILFLTLGFWKTILVIVLCLIGIGVGYIKDRTQDFMNFLNRWS from the coding sequence ATGGCTGATAATAATAATCAAAATGGACAAGATGCAAGTCAACAAATCATTGACTTCATTAAATCATATAAATGGCGTATCATTGGTTTCTTTGCATTTTTAATTATAGCAATCTTATTCCTAACTTTAGGATTTTGGAAAACAATTTTGGTTATCGTATTATGTTTAATAGGAATTGGTGTTGGGTATATTAAAGACCGTACACAGGATTTCATGAATTTCTTAAATAGATGGAGTTAA